A DNA window from Aureibaculum sp. 2308TA14-22 contains the following coding sequences:
- a CDS encoding 4Fe-4S dicluster domain-containing protein: MAIIITDECINCGACEPECPNTAIYEGAEDWRYKDGTLLNGEVVLPNGKKVNAEEDQEPVSDEIYFIVPDKCTECKGFHDEPQCAAVCPVDCCVPDEDHVESEETLLEKQRFMHPE, from the coding sequence ATGGCGATTATAATAACTGATGAATGTATAAATTGTGGAGCATGTGAGCCCGAGTGCCCAAATACTGCAATTTACGAAGGTGCCGAAGACTGGCGTTATAAAGATGGTACTTTACTTAATGGAGAGGTGGTTTTACCTAACGGGAAAAAAGTAAATGCCGAAGAGGACCAAGAACCTGTAAGTGACGAGATATATTTTATTGTACCTGACAAATGTACCGAGTGTAAGGGGTTTCATGATGAGCCTCAATGTGCTGCCGTATGTCCGGTTGACTGCTGTGTTCCCGATGAGGATCATGTAGAGAGTGAAGAAACTCTGCTAGAAAAGCAACGTTTTATGCACCCAGAATAA
- a CDS encoding acyl-CoA reductase: MVLEKRINAFAELGKFLGQFCESAIEKKDNVLLNDLFYDAVKLQINRASEFNSWFTKENVLFAIESWTKLLNKKTLTEWTSSYNLENNNPKTVAVIMAGNIPLVGFHDFLSVLISGNNILIKQSSNDKHLLPLLAKYLEYVEPEFKGKIDFTEGKLTNFDATIATGSNNTARYFEYYFGNKPHIIRNNRNSVAVLTGNENPEDLKGIGEDIFRYFGLGCRSVSKLFVPKGYNFDLFFNAIYDYHDIINYKKYENNYDYNKAVYLMSEFDILENGFFMIKEDASYSSPIATAFYEYYDDLDSLNSKFNVDKEYIQCVVSNALENTVNFGETQQPNLSDYADGVDTLKFLTDL; this comes from the coding sequence ATGGTATTAGAAAAAAGGATAAATGCTTTTGCGGAATTAGGAAAATTTCTAGGTCAATTTTGTGAATCTGCTATTGAAAAGAAAGATAATGTACTACTGAACGATTTATTCTATGATGCAGTTAAGCTACAAATAAATCGTGCTTCGGAATTTAACAGTTGGTTTACTAAGGAAAATGTGCTTTTTGCCATTGAAAGCTGGACTAAATTACTGAATAAGAAAACGTTGACCGAGTGGACTTCTTCTTATAATTTAGAGAATAACAACCCTAAAACTGTAGCTGTGATTATGGCTGGTAACATTCCACTAGTTGGTTTTCATGATTTTTTATCGGTATTGATTTCTGGTAATAACATTCTTATCAAACAATCTTCTAACGATAAGCATCTTTTACCATTACTTGCAAAATACTTAGAATATGTTGAACCCGAATTTAAAGGAAAAATAGATTTTACCGAGGGGAAATTAACCAATTTTGATGCGACCATCGCTACTGGAAGCAACAATACAGCAAGGTATTTTGAATACTATTTCGGCAACAAACCTCATATTATCAGAAATAATAGAAATAGCGTTGCGGTTCTCACGGGAAATGAAAATCCTGAGGACTTAAAAGGTATTGGTGAAGATATTTTCAGGTATTTTGGATTGGGATGCCGAAGTGTGTCAAAGTTATTTGTGCCAAAAGGTTATAACTTCGACCTCTTTTTTAATGCTATTTACGATTATCATGACATTATAAACTACAAGAAGTACGAAAACAATTACGATTACAACAAAGCCGTCTATTTAATGAGCGAGTTTGACATCTTAGAAAACGGTTTTTTTATGATAAAGGAAGATGCCAGTTACTCCTCACCTATTGCCACCGCTTTTTATGAATATTATGATGATTTGGATTCTTTAAACTCAAAATTCAATGTAGATAAAGAGTATATACAATGTGTGGTGAGCAACGCCTTAGAAAACACCGTTAATTTTGGTGAAACGCAGCAGCCCAATTTATCCGATTATGCAGATGGGGTGGATACGTTGAAGTTTTTAACCGACTTATAA
- the ychF gene encoding redox-regulated ATPase YchF: MKAGIVGLPNVGKSTLFNCLSNAKAQSANFPFCTIEPNIGVVNVPDQRLGKLEELVNPERVIPATVEIVDIAGLVRGASKGEGLGNQFLGNIRETDAIIHVLRCFDNDNIVHVDTTVDPIRDKETIDLELQLKDLETVDKKLEKVKRTAKTGNKEAQKEEVALNKVKQGLESAISVRAIELTKDEREEFIKPLQLLTDKPILYVCNVDEASAKDGNAYVDTVKKAITNEDAEVIILAVATEADITELDTYEERQLFLDDLGLDEAGASKLIRAAYKLLNLETYFTAGVKEVRAWTILIGSTAPQAAGVIHTDFEKGFIRAEVMKYDDFVNYGSEAKVKEAGKLSVEGKDYIVQDGDVMHFRFNV, from the coding sequence ATGAAGGCAGGTATTGTAGGGCTTCCTAATGTTGGTAAATCCACTTTGTTTAATTGTTTATCAAATGCTAAAGCACAGAGTGCAAACTTTCCGTTTTGTACTATAGAACCTAATATTGGTGTGGTAAACGTTCCAGATCAACGCTTGGGGAAACTAGAAGAACTCGTAAATCCTGAGCGTGTAATACCTGCAACTGTTGAAATTGTTGATATTGCGGGATTGGTTAGAGGAGCTAGCAAAGGCGAAGGATTAGGTAATCAATTCTTAGGAAATATCAGAGAAACTGATGCTATTATTCACGTGTTGCGTTGTTTCGATAATGATAATATAGTTCACGTAGATACTACAGTAGATCCTATACGAGATAAAGAAACAATTGATTTAGAATTACAATTAAAAGATCTTGAAACGGTTGATAAGAAACTTGAAAAAGTAAAGCGTACTGCAAAAACTGGAAATAAAGAAGCACAAAAGGAAGAAGTAGCCTTAAACAAAGTAAAACAAGGGTTGGAAAGTGCTATTTCTGTTCGTGCCATTGAATTGACAAAAGACGAACGCGAGGAGTTTATAAAACCATTACAATTATTGACCGATAAACCCATTTTGTATGTATGTAACGTAGATGAAGCATCTGCTAAGGATGGTAATGCATATGTAGATACTGTAAAAAAGGCAATTACAAATGAGGATGCAGAAGTAATAATTTTGGCAGTTGCCACAGAAGCTGACATTACCGAATTAGATACTTATGAAGAGCGACAACTATTTTTAGATGATTTAGGTTTAGATGAAGCTGGAGCGTCAAAATTAATTAGAGCCGCCTATAAATTGTTGAATTTAGAGACTTATTTTACCGCAGGCGTAAAAGAAGTTAGAGCGTGGACAATTTTAATAGGCAGTACAGCTCCACAAGCAGCAGGTGTAATCCATACCGATTTTGAAAAAGGATTCATCCGTGCAGAAGTTATGAAATATGACGATTTTGTTAACTATGGTAGTGAGGCAAAAGTAAAAGAAGCAGGTAAGTTATCAGTAGAAGGAAAAGACTATATTGTTCAAGATGGTGATGTAATGCACTTCAGATTTAACGTATAA
- the folE gene encoding GTP cyclohydrolase I FolE, which yields MFEGKNGKINPETMGEEIGDNHMSSSAKTPLRKDAFELSDADKILAIEEDMAHILHTLGMDLTDDSLKGTPRRVAKMFVQEIFGGLNPNNKPKPSTFDNNYKYGEMLVEKNITVYSTCEHHLLPIVGKAHIAYISSGNVIGLSKMNRIVDYFAKRPQVQERLTMQIVQELQKALDTEDVACVIDAKHLCVNSRGIRDIDSSTVTSEFGGKFKEEATKREFLDYIKLETDFE from the coding sequence ATGTTTGAAGGAAAAAATGGAAAAATAAATCCCGAAACTATGGGAGAGGAAATAGGTGATAATCACATGTCATCATCGGCAAAAACACCTTTGCGTAAAGATGCTTTTGAACTTTCAGATGCTGATAAAATATTGGCCATTGAAGAGGACATGGCTCATATTTTACATACATTGGGTATGGATTTGACAGACGACAGTTTAAAAGGTACACCACGCCGTGTAGCCAAAATGTTTGTACAAGAAATTTTTGGTGGATTGAATCCCAATAACAAACCTAAACCTTCTACTTTCGATAATAATTATAAATATGGTGAAATGTTGGTGGAAAAAAATATTACTGTGTATTCTACCTGCGAACATCACTTATTACCGATAGTTGGTAAGGCTCATATTGCTTATATTTCAAGTGGAAATGTAATTGGCTTATCGAAGATGAATCGTATTGTCGATTATTTTGCTAAACGTCCACAAGTACAGGAACGCTTGACCATGCAAATAGTACAAGAACTACAAAAAGCTCTGGACACTGAAGATGTTGCCTGCGTTATAGACGCCAAACATTTATGTGTAAACTCTCGTGGCATAAGAGATATAGACAGTAGCACGGTTACTTCTGAATTTGGTGGGAAATTTAAGGAAGAAGCTACAAAACGCGAGTTTTTGGACTATATAAAGTTGGAAACGGATTTTGAGTAG
- the tgt gene encoding tRNA guanosine(34) transglycosylase Tgt, whose translation MNFELHTKDATSKARTGTITTDHGKIETPIFMPVGTVASVKGVHQQELKNDINADIILGNTYHLYLRPKTEILEKVGGLHKFMNWDRPILTDSGGYQVYSLSGNNKINEEGVKFKSHIDGSTHFFSPESSMDIQRSIGADIIMAFDECTPYPCEYTYAKNSMHMTHRWLKRCINHLEKTPEIYDFKQTFFPIVQGSTYKDLRKQSAEYIASVGAEGNAIGGLSVGEPAEEMYEMTDIVCSVLPEDKPRYLMGVGTPINILENIALGVDMFDCVMPTRNARNGMLFTAHGTINIKNKKWEDDFSPIDEMNITYVDTQYSKAYLRHLFVAKEYLAKQIATIHNLGFYMWLVREARKHILAGDFTSWKNTMVKQMDKRL comes from the coding sequence ATGAATTTTGAACTGCACACCAAAGATGCAACCAGTAAAGCCAGAACAGGAACAATTACTACCGATCATGGTAAAATTGAAACCCCAATTTTTATGCCGGTGGGCACTGTGGCATCTGTTAAAGGTGTTCATCAACAAGAATTAAAAAATGATATTAATGCAGATATTATTCTTGGAAATACCTATCACTTGTATTTACGCCCCAAAACAGAAATTTTAGAAAAAGTAGGCGGTCTTCATAAATTTATGAATTGGGACCGTCCAATTTTGACAGACAGCGGAGGGTACCAAGTGTATTCACTTTCTGGTAATAATAAAATTAATGAAGAAGGGGTAAAGTTCAAATCGCATATAGATGGTTCTACCCACTTTTTTTCACCAGAATCTTCTATGGATATCCAGCGGAGTATAGGTGCCGATATTATTATGGCTTTTGATGAATGTACACCTTATCCATGCGAATATACTTATGCTAAAAATTCCATGCACATGACACATCGTTGGTTAAAACGATGTATAAATCATTTAGAAAAAACACCTGAAATCTATGATTTTAAACAAACGTTTTTTCCCATTGTTCAAGGGAGCACCTATAAAGACTTACGTAAGCAATCGGCAGAGTATATTGCCTCGGTAGGAGCGGAAGGTAATGCTATTGGTGGGCTTTCGGTTGGTGAGCCAGCTGAAGAAATGTATGAGATGACAGATATTGTTTGTAGTGTATTACCTGAAGATAAACCTCGCTATTTAATGGGTGTGGGTACTCCAATTAACATTTTGGAAAATATTGCGTTGGGTGTTGACATGTTCGATTGTGTTATGCCAACCAGAAACGCCAGAAACGGTATGTTATTCACTGCCCATGGCACTATCAACATCAAAAATAAAAAATGGGAAGATGATTTTTCTCCCATTGATGAAATGAATATAACTTACGTAGATACGCAATATTCAAAAGCCTATTTACGTCATTTGTTTGTGGCCAAAGAATATTTGGCAAAGCAAATTGCCACCATTCACAATTTAGGATTTTATATGTGGTTGGTTCGTGAAGCTAGAAAGCATATCTTAGCAGGAGATTTTACCAGTTGGAAAAACACTATGGTAAAACAAATGGACAAAAGACTATAG
- a CDS encoding DMT family transporter, with protein MNARTKNYFHLHFIIFIWGFTAILGALISIDAIPLVWYRVTLATLFLYTFILIRRVKVNVPFNVLLRYILGGVFIAVHWITFFYAIKISTISIALAAMSTGALFVTLIQWTVFRKKLIPYELLFSLLAIVGLVIIFNAEGQHFIGIVVALISAFLSACFSILNANLIKNSSATVISFYELLFASLFIGVVMLFNGTFTVDFFVLSKMDWFYLILLASVCTAYAFAASNQVLKSVSPFTMMLTINLEPIYGIILAIIIFKEKEIMTTNFYYGALLILVTVVLNGVIKLNRK; from the coding sequence ATGAATGCTAGAACCAAAAACTATTTTCACCTCCACTTTATTATTTTTATTTGGGGTTTTACCGCTATACTTGGTGCATTAATAAGTATTGATGCTATTCCTTTGGTATGGTACAGAGTTACATTAGCTACACTTTTTTTATATACTTTTATTCTGATTAGGAGAGTTAAAGTAAACGTACCGTTTAATGTTCTATTGAGGTATATTTTAGGTGGTGTTTTTATTGCTGTACACTGGATTACATTTTTTTATGCCATTAAAATTTCAACCATTTCCATTGCTCTTGCTGCAATGTCAACGGGTGCTTTGTTTGTTACTTTAATACAATGGACAGTATTTCGAAAAAAATTAATTCCTTATGAGCTGTTGTTTTCATTATTGGCAATAGTTGGTTTGGTAATTATTTTTAATGCTGAAGGACAGCATTTTATAGGTATAGTGGTAGCTTTGATTTCAGCGTTTTTATCTGCTTGTTTTTCTATTTTAAATGCGAATCTGATAAAAAACAGTTCGGCTACGGTCATTTCTTTTTATGAACTACTTTTTGCTTCGCTTTTTATTGGTGTTGTCATGCTCTTTAACGGCACTTTTACTGTTGACTTCTTTGTGTTGTCAAAAATGGATTGGTTCTATTTGATTTTATTGGCATCTGTTTGTACTGCCTATGCCTTTGCAGCATCCAATCAAGTGTTAAAAAGTGTAAGCCCTTTTACCATGATGCTTACCATTAATTTAGAACCTATTTACGGAATTATTTTAGCCATCATTATTTTTAAAGAAAAAGAAATAATGACTACAAATTTCTATTACGGAGCATTGTTAATATTGGTTACCGTGGTTTTAAATGGTGTTATTAAACTAAATCGAAAATAA
- a CDS encoding LptF/LptG family permease — translation MKILDKYILKKYFTTFIFTLLILIPITVAIDISEKYSKFSDHANLGVGEIVSNYYIPFIFNYGNTFMPLALFISTILFTSKLASNTEIVAIHSAGIPYKRFLKPYLLGALLLGLLSLTANHFLLNKSNKTLEAFDEAYLRRVKKTKTYVNEVNLQLTENDIVYFKNFGLTRNTGFGFSYQHFDGLDLKYILTGKRISWNKKDSVYTLSDYTKRWVGEKNDRIESGRKLDTVFNFLPKDLLYVDYLAIEMDSPELYRHIKESENRGVKNLNKYKVELYSRTTLPVSSLILTVIAVSLASRKRRGGIGINLAVGVSLMFLYVFFMKVTEVLGASAAYNPIYMVWIPNVLFGIIAVYLYFKAKQ, via the coding sequence TTGAAAATCCTTGATAAATACATATTAAAAAAGTACTTTACTACTTTTATTTTTACGCTGTTAATATTGATTCCTATTACCGTAGCTATTGATATTTCAGAAAAGTATAGTAAGTTTTCTGACCATGCCAATTTAGGCGTAGGAGAAATAGTTAGTAATTATTACATCCCCTTTATTTTCAATTATGGCAATACTTTTATGCCATTGGCATTATTTATTTCAACAATATTATTTACTTCAAAATTAGCTTCCAATACAGAAATTGTTGCTATACATAGTGCCGGAATTCCGTATAAGCGTTTTTTAAAGCCATATTTGTTAGGTGCGTTGTTGCTAGGTTTACTATCGTTAACAGCCAATCATTTTTTGTTGAATAAGTCTAATAAAACCCTAGAAGCTTTTGATGAAGCCTATTTACGTAGAGTGAAAAAGACAAAGACCTATGTAAATGAAGTGAATTTGCAATTAACAGAAAATGATATAGTATATTTTAAGAATTTTGGTTTAACTAGAAATACAGGTTTTGGTTTTTCATATCAGCATTTTGATGGATTAGACCTAAAATATATCTTGACTGGAAAAAGAATCAGTTGGAATAAAAAAGATAGTGTTTATACTCTTTCTGACTATACTAAACGTTGGGTGGGAGAAAAAAATGATCGTATAGAATCTGGTAGAAAACTGGACACGGTTTTTAATTTTTTACCTAAAGATTTGCTATATGTAGATTATTTGGCAATTGAAATGGATTCGCCCGAATTGTATCGACATATAAAAGAATCAGAAAATAGGGGTGTTAAAAATTTGAACAAATATAAAGTAGAGCTATACTCGAGAACAACGTTGCCCGTTTCTTCGTTAATATTGACCGTTATCGCTGTTTCCTTGGCTTCTAGAAAAAGAAGAGGTGGTATTGGTATTAACCTTGCAGTTGGTGTTAGTTTAATGTTTTTGTATGTGTTTTTTATGAAAGTAACCGAAGTATTGGGTGCCTCTGCGGCATATAATCCAATATATATGGTTTGGATACCCAATGTCTTATTCGGAATTATTGCCGTATATCTTTACTTTAAGGCTAAGCAGTAA